From one Desmodus rotundus isolate HL8 chromosome X, HLdesRot8A.1, whole genome shotgun sequence genomic stretch:
- the NEXMIF gene encoding neurite extension and migration factor: MDNQQDKAVVASANGENALINGVKENDSDNQDMAMKSFAALEAAAPVQPIPVVQKETIMYPRGLLPLPSKKPCMQSPPSPLGLIEAPEHAANSASVNAISLTSGVGKGLNTWSLPNECEKASFAIMEPAGMSALNGDCLMQPSRTCLGCFMESKDAVDPEPGISLKVGDLNRDYETCAVSDIGIQCINAGENMKYGEQLLSDQLLGFPLHKSRAGDRREAEKPDIDLEDPAQKSYYEALLLDKCNTEEALLANSNQDWGYFETFISESKIELLDLCSKNELSVNLFSEEDVDNYMFDDDESTLGSDVCSLKIRYESFQDNVRDKTTLLMQEDAQFNFFPSVFTTCPKRESKSGTLKQSSDLSQFKVPDMSIIWGEEDKNLDKKKGKEEGQDDKGVEKKDGKDSGEKSALNKPCSGAEGGQLKNPKQGHLANSLEASGNFSDDSSFIEVSYDAMGEIKDCSRYMARDNNSGSSSSQQNYGLRAKRKVRYSEDYLYDVDSLEGEKVNERKEWLPGGSKEEDDDEWCPKKRRKVTRKEPPVIIKYIIINRFKGEKNMLVKLGRVDASETTVNLSEHQLNKYAKLAPLKGFWQKKKKQRNSSTESNKTHLCPKQSFESGSFEVSFLPPTRKRKSKLGNRHRIQRIPSMETSASGKQVSFCNDQKQASSHKEDGSLKGTLKSPNCANGSHLNDITGPDSVKFKSQDTEFKGPERRVLNKIKFKSEARLKSKKLKAGQESKPVVQMSPLLEDQSAKDNLNNEAVPGTSNSSHLSEFHEAKIAKNSTFLPTTCSSEMPLSSANVATNIPVIPGGYLQTLLDASDLSNNTGISFFTHHSPEQNEGSLTQTEKSFAPLQPSQDCVLSSPSESELQQSSQNFKMESSDYGNVWPNKPTSGPQKFIAEVSSETAPNQSSEFGVSQVVSMENNLTATTYNPICLNNGGSSCNKVLYASVQDTHLASDDSYQLCHFNNAEICFPFQQGPVNIDDGQLFSFDSMAPLSVNSSNYCSLSLKSCEKDGDDDITDDFLAHCSPKLVIQQNTDEIAPLKESSDLLDISNFTPDKFRHSSLSEMSPPDTPSISPQITRCESTKTLGTLKGFQEGAPGSLGNMEKIKWDCSTLSQQVQVEEGFSLNDHQFQFHMFNDEDSVSLLQKTPCLSTFNDPSGQMNTNNKVSKSRKKSSPNKSGAMNQSSSQKNTRKKSPKVTNKGIEKPSGKTFRQVPKSTKKGKYMAAINGEKMQTDIGHGGGQINGISSTGKTLTECIQNGDPGAPMKMPSQKGLSGDWALGKDSSPGWSDMSMGTNTNNLLDDDQREFQEPSYILSNIASGMADVQRFMMASIEPLWEPMQHHGDPNILYSPESNSLKLKTLKILAGTPQESKKKVNNGSPGATKNHRSIKGVSKSNGKTAIGDPGRANMPGYNEDSRSAFFDKKYNNLSTLGNNGPTHKKLYRHKSSSKALRDEKCKGKRTEREQVRKEEAGTPSFEKLRDSDYNLLKAETAFWVLPVFEEEARIFQKDI, encoded by the exons ATGGATAACCAACAAGATAAGGCTGTTGTTGCCTCAGCCAATGGAGAAAACGCTCTGATTAATGGGGTCAAAGAAAATG atTCAGACAACCAGGATATGGCAATGAAGTCATTTGCAGCTCTAGAGGCTGCTGCACCTGTCCAGCCTATACCAGTGGTTCAAAAAGAGACCATCATGTATCCCAGGGGTCTCTTGCCCCTGCCCTCCAAAAAGCCCTGTATGCAGAGCCCTCCCTCTCCTTTGGGCCTGATTGAAGCACCTGAGCATGCTGCTAATAGTGCTTCTGTGAATGCCATCTCCCTTACATCTGGTGTTGGAAAAGGCCTGAACACATGGTCACTGCCGAATGAGTGTGAGAAAGCTTCATTTGCCATAATGGAGCCTGCAGGCATGTCAGCTCTGAATGGGGACTGCCTCATGCAGCCAAGTCGGACTTGCTTGGGCTGCTTCATGGAATCCAAGGATGCAGTAGATCCCGAGCCAGGGATCAGTTTAAAAGTTGGTGATCTAAATAGGGATTATGAAACCTGTGCAGTCTCTGATATAGGGATTCAGTGTATTAATGCTGGAGAAAACATGAAATACGGAGAGCAGCTGCTCTCAGACCAGCTCCTGGGCTTCCCCCTACACAAATCAAGGGCGGGAGATAGACGAGAAGCCGAGAAACCTGACATCGACTTGGAGGATCCAGCTCAGAAAAGTTATTATGAGGCATTACTGTTAGATAAGTGCAACACGGAAGAGGCTTTACTGGCAAATTCCAATCAGGATTGGGGTTACTTTGAGACTTTCATTAGTGAGAGTAAAATTGAACTGCTTGACCTCTGTTCCAAGAATGAGCTGTCTGTCAACCTATTTTCTGAAGAAGATGTGGATAACTACATGTTTGATGATGATGAGTCAACACTAGGCAGTGATGTCTGCTCCCTGAAAATTCGATATGAGTCCTTCCAGGACAATGTTCGAGACAAGACCACCCTTCTGATGCAGGAGGATGCCCAATTCAACTTTTTTCCCAGTGTCTTTACTACCTGCCCCAAGCGGGAGTCTAAGAGTGGGACCCTGAAGCAAAGCAGTGATCTTTCCCAATTCAAGGTCCCTGACATGAGCATCATCTGGggggaagaagataaaaatctgGACAAGAAGAAGGGCAAAGAAGAAGGACAGGATGACAAAGGTGTGGagaaaaaagatggaaaggaTAGTGGAGAAAAATCTGCCTTAAATAAACCATGcagtggggctgagggagggcaACTTAAGAATCCAAAGCAGGGCCATCTTGCCAATTCCTTGGAGGCATCAGGGAATTTCAGCGATGACAGTTCCTTTATTGAGGTCTCTTATGATGCCATGGGGGAGATCAAAGACTGTAGCCGCTATATGGCTCGGGACAATAATTCTGGCAGCTCCTCCTCCCAGCAGAACTATGGGCTGCGAGCAAAGAGAAAAGTCAGGTACAGTGAAGATTATCTATATGATGTTGACTCACTAGAGGGTGAAAAAGTAAATGAGAGGAAGGAATGGCTGCCAGGTGGTTCCAAAGAGGAAGATGATGATGAATGGTGtcccaaaaaaagaagaaaagtaaccCGTAAAGAGCCCCCTGTTATTATCAAATACATTATCATCAATCGTTTTAAAGGTGAGAAGAACATGCTGGTGAAGTTGGGTAGGGTGGATGCTAGTGAGACAACAGTGAATTTGAGTGAGCATCAGCTAAACAAATATGCCAAGCTGGCACCCTTAAAGGGCTTCtggcagaagaagaagaagcagagaaacagCAGCACAGAATCCAACAAGACACACTTATGCCCAAAGCAAAGCTTTGAATCAGGTAGCTTTGAGGTGTCATTCCTGCCACCTACTCGCAAACGAAAATCTAAACTTGGCAACAGGCACAGGATTCAAAGAATCCCATCCATGGAAACTTCAGCAAGTGGTAAGCAAGTTTCATTCTGCAATGATCAGAAGCAAGCTAGTAGTCATAAAGAAGATGGAAGCCTGAAAGGTACACTGAAATCTCCCAACTGTGCAAATGGATCACATTTAAATGACATCACAGGCCCGGACTCAGTGAAATTCAAATCCCAAGATACAGAATTTAAGGGGCCAGAGAGAAGAGTGCTCAACAAAATCAAGTTTAAAAGTGAAGCCAGATTAAAATCAAAGAAACTCAAAGCTGGGCAAGAAAGCAAGCCAGTTGTTCAAATGAGCCCTCTTTTGGAAGACCAATCTGCCAAGGATAATTTAAACAATGAAGCTGTTCCTGGGACCTCAAACAGTTCCCATTTATCTGAATTTCATGAAGCAAAGATTGCTAAGAATTCTACTTTCCTACCAACAACCTGCTCTTCTGAAATGCCTCTATCATCTGCTAATGTTGCCACCAATATACCTGTTATACCTGGAGGGTATCTGCAGACATTGTTAGATGCTTCTGACTTGTCAAACAATACTGGTATCTCATTCTTCACTCACCATtctccagaacaaaatgaaggcaGCCTCACtcaaacagaaaaatcatttgcaccTCTCCAGCCTTCCCAGGACTGTGTGCTTTCATCACCTTCTGAGTCTGAGCTACAGCAGTCATCCCAAAACTTCAAAATGGAATCAAGCGACTATGGAAATGTGTGGCCCAACAAGCCTACTTCCGGTCCCCAGAAATTCATAGCTGAAGTCTCAAGTGAGACAGCTCCAAACCAATCCAGTGAATTTGGAGTCTCCCAGGTAGTGTCCATGGAAAATAACCTCACAGCTACAACATACAATCCAATCTGCCTCAATAATGGTGGCAGTAGTTGCAACAAGGTCCTATATGCCTCTGTGCAAGACACCCATCTTGCGTCTGATGACTCTTATCAATTATGTCACTTTAATAATGCAGAGATCTGCTTTCCTTTCCAACAGGGCCCAGTCAATATAGATGATGGTCAACTCTTTAGCTTTGATTCCATGGCCCCACTCTCTGTCAATTCAAGCAATTATTGCTCTTTAAGCTTGAAATCCTGTGAAaaggatggtgatgatgatatcACAGATGACTTCCTGGCCCATTGCAGTCCTAAGCTGGTGATCCAGCAGAACACTGATGAAATAGCACCACTAAAGGAGTCCAGTGACCTCCTGGATATCTCCAACTTCACTCCTGACAAATTTCGCCACTCTTCTCTCTCAGAGATGTCCCCACCTGACACCCCTAGTATTTCCCCTCAAATTACCAGATGTGAGAGTACAAAGACATTAGGAACACTGAAAGGGTTCCAAGAGGGTGCTCCAGGATCACTGGGCAACATGGAGAAGATCAAGTGGGACTGCAGTACGCTTTCACAGCAAGTGCAAGTGGAGGAAGGATTTTCTTTAAATGACCATCAGTTTCAGTTCCATATGTTCAACGATGAGGATTCTGTCAGCCTGCTCCAAAAAACCCCTTGCTTATCAACATTTAATGATCCATCTGGTCAAATGAATACGAACAACAAAGTttcaaaatcaagaaagaaaagttcacCCAACAAGAGTGGGGCTATGAACCAAAGCTCTTCTCAGAAAAACACCAGGAAAAAATCCCCCAAAGTCACCAACAAAGGGATTGAAAAGCCATCTGGTAAAACCTTCCGCCAGGTCCCTAAGTcaacaaagaaagggaaatacaTGGCTGCAAtcaatggagagaaaatgcaaactGACATTGGCCATGGGGGAGGTCAAATCAATGGCATATCCTCCACAGGGAAGACACTGACTGAATGTATCCAAAATGGTGATCCTGGGGCCCCTATGAAGATGCCAAGTCAGAAGGGACTTTCTGGAGATTGGGCTTTGGGGAAAGACAGCAGCCCAGGCTGGAGTGACATGAGCATGGGCACCAACACCAACAACCTCCTAGATGATGACCAGCGGGAATTTCAAGAGCCTTCCTATATCTTGTCCAACATTGCCTCTGGTATGGCAGATGTACAGAGATTCATGATGGCCTCCATAGAGCCCCTTTGGGAACCAATGCAGCATCATGGGGACCCCAACATATTATATTCCCCTGAGTCCAAtagtctaaaattaaaaacactcaaaatattGGCTGGGACACCACAGGAATCTAAGAAAAAAGTCAACAATGGGTCACCAGGAGCCACTAAGAATCACAGGTCCATCAAGGGTGTGAGTAAAAGTAATGGGAAAACAGCAATTGGTGATCCTGGTCGTGCAAACATGCCTGGTTATAACGAGGACTCTCGCTCTGCCTTCTTTGATAAAAAGTATAATAACCTGAGCACTTTAGGCAATAATGGACCAACACACAAAAAGTTATATCGTCACAAATCCAGCTCCAAGGCCTTGAGAGATGAGAAGTGTAAGGGAAAGCGCACGGAGCGAGAACAGGTCCGCAAGGAAGAGGCTGGGACACCTTCTTTTGAAAAACTGAG GGATTCCGACTACAATCTCCTAAAAGCAGAAACAGCATTTTGGGTTTTACCTGTATTTGAAGAAGAGGCTCGCATTTTCCAGAAAGACATTtga